In Aphanothece sacrum FPU1, a single genomic region encodes these proteins:
- the rpsI gene encoding 30S ribosomal protein S9 has translation MQATDTKDKVVYWGTGRRKEAVARVRLVPGTGEIIVNKKPGKDYFNRIPAYIQSLKAPLETLGLENDYDILVNAHGGGLTGQADAVKLGVARALCQLAPENRQPLKTEGYLTRDPRATERKKYGLHKARKAPQYSKR, from the coding sequence ATGCAAGCCACTGATACTAAAGATAAAGTCGTTTATTGGGGAACAGGTCGTCGTAAAGAGGCGGTGGCTAGAGTTCGTTTAGTCCCTGGTACTGGAGAAATTATTGTGAATAAGAAACCAGGAAAGGACTATTTTAACCGTATTCCCGCCTATATCCAATCTCTGAAAGCTCCTTTAGAAACTTTGGGACTGGAAAATGACTATGATATTCTAGTTAATGCTCATGGGGGAGGACTGACTGGCCAAGCGGATGCGGTTAAACTAGGTGTAGCTAGAGCTTTATGTCAACTGGCTCCCGAAAATCGTCAACCTCTAAAAACGGAAGGCTATTTAACCAGAGATCCTCGTGCGACAGAGCGTAAGAAATACGGGTTACATAAAGCTCGTAAAGCTCCTCAATACTCTAAACGATAA
- the rplM gene encoding 50S ribosomal protein L13, with protein MNKTIIPNINNLEPKWYVVDAADQRLGRLASEIAQILRGKNKPTYTPHLDTGDFVIVVNAEKVVVTGKKSSQKLYRRHSGRPGGMKVENFEKLQARIPERIIEQAVKGMLPKNSLGRKLFTKMKVYPGASHPHDAQQPEELILNTIPAGDN; from the coding sequence ATGAACAAAACCATAATTCCTAATATTAATAACCTCGAACCGAAATGGTACGTGGTAGATGCAGCCGATCAGCGTTTAGGCCGGTTAGCGTCTGAAATTGCTCAAATTTTACGGGGCAAAAACAAACCTACCTATACTCCCCATCTAGATACGGGGGATTTTGTCATTGTCGTCAATGCTGAGAAAGTGGTGGTAACAGGCAAAAAAAGTAGTCAAAAACTCTACCGTCGCCATTCTGGTAGACCAGGAGGGATGAAAGTTGAGAATTTTGAGAAACTGCAAGCCCGTATTCCTGAAAGAATTATTGAACAGGCGGTTAAAGGAATGTTACCGAAAAATTCCTTGGGCCGTAAACTGTTTACCAAAATGAAAGTCTATCCAGGTGCGAGTCATCCTCATGATGCTCAACAACCTGAAGAATTGATCCTTAATACTATTCCCGCCGGAGATAACTAA